A single region of the Streptomyces sp. NBC_00236 genome encodes:
- a CDS encoding flavin reductase family protein — MAATAVRYLRSVGAPTAVGPERVDPLPRPSLRAVAEDERLPLDRGEFRRVLGHFASGVTVVTAHDPGDADGSAGPAGFACQSFSSLSLDPPLVTFMVARTSTTWPRIARAGAFCVNILGADQGALCRGFAVSGADKFAGVAHSPAPATGSPLLHDVPAWVDCRIQAVHTGGDHLIVVGRVEALGATADEDGEGPLLFHRGSFGRFSG, encoded by the coding sequence ATGGCCGCAACCGCAGTCCGCTATCTCAGGTCCGTCGGCGCTCCGACGGCCGTCGGCCCGGAGCGGGTCGATCCGCTGCCGCGGCCCTCGCTGCGGGCCGTCGCCGAGGACGAGCGGCTGCCGCTCGACCGGGGCGAGTTCCGGCGCGTCCTGGGGCACTTCGCGAGCGGGGTCACCGTGGTCACGGCACACGACCCGGGCGACGCCGACGGATCGGCCGGCCCGGCGGGCTTCGCCTGCCAGTCGTTCTCCTCGCTCTCGCTGGACCCGCCACTGGTCACGTTCATGGTCGCCCGTACGTCGACGACCTGGCCCCGCATCGCCCGCGCCGGGGCCTTCTGCGTCAACATCCTGGGCGCGGACCAGGGCGCGCTGTGCCGGGGCTTCGCGGTGAGCGGGGCCGACAAGTTCGCCGGAGTGGCGCACTCCCCCGCGCCCGCGACCGGTTCGCCCCTGCTGCACGACGTGCCCGCGTGGGTCGACTGCCGCATCCAGGCCGTCCACACCGGCGGCGACCACCTGATCGTCGTCGGCCGGGTGGAGGCGCTGGGGGCGACGGCGGACGAAGACGGAGAGGGTCCGCTGCTCTTCCACCGCGGGTCGTTCGGACGCTTCAGCGGCTGA
- a CDS encoding ribosomal maturation YjgA family protein, producing the protein MSGRSVPRIRGVAAGAAVLTVAAGLGVRTVADGAVAKYAGDALYTVLVCALVVLCAPRARPLAVAGAGLGISWAVEFFQLTGVPAELSERSAVARLVFGSTFNAPDLFWYAVGATAVWAAHRAVICGGPVPRTAASR; encoded by the coding sequence GTGAGCGGGCGAAGTGTTCCCCGCATCCGGGGAGTTGCGGCCGGGGCGGCCGTGCTGACCGTCGCGGCCGGGCTCGGAGTGCGTACCGTGGCGGACGGAGCGGTCGCCAAGTACGCGGGTGACGCGCTCTACACCGTCCTGGTCTGCGCCCTCGTCGTTCTGTGCGCCCCCCGCGCCCGGCCGCTCGCCGTGGCCGGTGCCGGACTGGGGATCAGCTGGGCGGTGGAGTTCTTCCAGCTCACCGGCGTACCCGCCGAACTGTCCGAACGCAGCGCGGTGGCACGGCTGGTGTTCGGCTCGACGTTCAACGCGCCCGACCTGTTCTGGTACGCGGTGGGAGCGACGGCCGTCTGGGCGGCTCACCGTGCGGTTATTTGCGGCGGGCCCGTTCCTCGGACTGCTGCATCTCGATGA
- a CDS encoding MFS transporter gives MTQTTEPATSDDSPRTGHEAPRPRRIHRAWIVAAVAFVTIIGGAAFNALPGLLIDPLHEDFGWSRGEIGLAVSIDMALYGLTAPFAAALMDRFGIRRVVVVALSAVAAGALASVWMTAAWQLMIYWGLLVGLGTGAMAMSFSATVTNRWFVARRGLVTGILTAAGASGQLVFLPLCAWIVDRHGWQPASVTVALAALAVVPFVMLLMRDHPADVGLAPYGGEYVAKPAPARGAARRTVRVLFDAARTGPFWLLAGSFAICGASTNGLIRTHFVPSAHDHHMPITAAASLLAVIGIFDIIGTVFSGWLTDRFDARRLLAVYYALRGVSLLFLPVLMSATVEPPMIFFIVFYGLDWVATVPPTLALCREQYGEDSAIVFGWVLASHQVGAALVAFLGGVARDHFGSYDVVWYAAGALCAMAALMALMIRRVKGLPAAVAG, from the coding sequence GTGACCCAGACAACGGAACCCGCCACCAGCGACGACAGCCCGCGGACCGGCCACGAGGCCCCCCGGCCCCGCCGCATTCACCGCGCCTGGATCGTCGCCGCCGTCGCCTTCGTGACGATCATCGGCGGCGCCGCCTTCAACGCCCTGCCCGGGCTGCTGATCGACCCTCTGCACGAGGACTTCGGGTGGTCGCGCGGGGAGATCGGGCTGGCCGTCTCGATCGACATGGCGCTGTACGGGCTCACCGCGCCGTTCGCCGCGGCGCTGATGGACCGGTTCGGCATCCGCCGGGTCGTGGTCGTCGCCCTCAGCGCCGTGGCGGCCGGTGCGCTGGCCAGCGTCTGGATGACCGCGGCCTGGCAGCTGATGATCTACTGGGGGCTGCTCGTCGGGCTCGGCACCGGCGCGATGGCGATGTCCTTCTCCGCGACGGTCACCAACCGCTGGTTCGTCGCCCGCCGGGGCCTGGTCACCGGCATCCTCACCGCGGCCGGCGCCTCGGGGCAGCTCGTCTTCCTGCCCCTGTGCGCCTGGATCGTCGACCGGCACGGCTGGCAGCCCGCCTCGGTGACCGTCGCCCTGGCCGCCCTGGCCGTCGTCCCGTTCGTCATGCTCCTGATGCGCGACCACCCGGCCGACGTGGGCCTCGCCCCGTACGGCGGTGAGTACGTCGCCAAGCCCGCGCCCGCACGCGGGGCGGCGAGGCGCACCGTACGCGTCCTGTTCGACGCGGCCCGCACCGGACCGTTCTGGCTGCTGGCCGGGTCCTTCGCGATCTGCGGTGCCTCCACCAACGGTCTGATCCGCACCCACTTCGTGCCCTCGGCCCACGACCACCACATGCCGATCACCGCGGCGGCCTCGCTGCTCGCCGTCATCGGGATCTTCGACATCATCGGCACGGTCTTCTCCGGCTGGCTCACCGACCGCTTCGACGCCCGCCGGCTGCTGGCCGTCTACTACGCCCTGCGAGGCGTCTCGCTCCTCTTCCTTCCGGTTCTGATGTCCGCCACCGTGGAGCCGCCGATGATCTTCTTCATCGTCTTCTACGGCCTCGACTGGGTCGCCACGGTCCCGCCGACCCTGGCCCTGTGCCGGGAGCAGTACGGCGAGGACAGCGCGATCGTCTTCGGCTGGGTCCTCGCCTCCCACCAGGTGGGCGCGGCGCTGGTGGCGTTCCTCGGCGGGGTGGCGCGCGACCACTTCGGCTCGTACGACGTGGTCTGGTACGCGGCGGGGGCGCTCTGCGCGATGGCGGCGCTGATGGCACTGATGATCCGCCGGGTGAAGGGGCTGCCCGCGGCCGTCGCGGGGTGA
- a CDS encoding response regulator transcription factor yields MIRVLIADDEPMIRAGVRAVLSTDPGIEIVAEASDGHEAVEQVHRHHPHVAVLDIRMPGTNGIEAAAEIRRTVPATGVVMLTTFGEDDYILQALGGGAAGFLIKSGEPEELIAGVRAVADGAAYLSPKVAARVVAHLSATGAGALAGRRTAARERVRALTARERDVLAFLGGGLSNGQIARRLHLVEGTVKAHVSSILARLGVDNRAAAAVVAHEAGVASPAQPPADR; encoded by the coding sequence CTCATCGCCGACGACGAGCCGATGATCCGTGCCGGGGTGCGTGCTGTGCTCTCCACCGATCCGGGCATCGAGATCGTCGCCGAGGCGTCGGACGGCCACGAGGCCGTGGAGCAGGTGCACCGTCACCACCCGCACGTGGCCGTGCTCGACATCCGGATGCCGGGGACCAACGGCATCGAGGCGGCTGCCGAGATCCGGCGCACCGTCCCGGCGACGGGCGTCGTGATGCTGACGACCTTCGGCGAGGACGACTACATCCTCCAGGCGCTCGGGGGCGGCGCCGCCGGTTTCCTGATCAAGTCGGGTGAGCCCGAGGAGCTGATCGCGGGAGTCCGCGCGGTGGCCGACGGCGCCGCCTACCTGTCACCGAAGGTCGCGGCCCGGGTCGTCGCCCATCTCTCGGCGACGGGCGCGGGCGCCCTGGCAGGCCGCCGTACCGCCGCCCGGGAACGGGTCCGCGCGCTCACCGCCCGGGAACGCGACGTGCTGGCCTTCCTCGGCGGCGGGCTGTCCAACGGGCAGATCGCGCGCCGGCTCCACCTGGTCGAGGGGACGGTCAAGGCCCATGTGAGCTCCATCCTGGCCCGGCTGGGCGTGGACAACCGGGCCGCCGCCGCGGTCGTCGCCCACGAGGCCGGGGTCGCCTCCCCCGCGCAGCCGCCCGCCGATCGCTGA